Sequence from the Zeugodacus cucurbitae isolate PBARC_wt_2022May chromosome 5, idZeuCucr1.2, whole genome shotgun sequence genome:
atatttaatggagTCTTAATTATTAGTTAGCTAAGCATAGAAGGCTGAACCTTGCGCTTAAAGTTGCAAAGGATTTCATTTGGACAGCCGTGCTGGTCCTTATTGATGCCAAAAACTCTTCTAGACCTCTTAGATCAAAACCTCAAGGGTCAACAAAGCGCTTAgagtttttcataaatttcttaaaacgaCTGAAATCAATTCCTTTCGAAGGTATACCTGCCAAGAGCCTTCAACCTTAATCTAAGGAATGTTAGATATAGGAGGAAAAAGTGCCGAGATGATTCTACCTCGCTTTCATCCATACTGCTAGGCAAGACTGTTGATCTATTGGACAGAGCCCAGTCAAAACTTCTATGATCGCAGCGAGATAAATCAGCCCACTAACGCAAATGAACCACGGACTACCGCCTAATCCGAAGACAATGTCCATTTTCCAGCCTTTCCGCTGTTATGAGGTACCCAAACTAGTCGAATAACAAAGTAGATCGAAGATATTGTTAAAGAGGGCTCTAACTTTGACTAACCTGAAACGTATCACGATTGCCTCTATGAAGGAGGTCGTAGTTCGCGGCAGTATATCTACTGCTACCTTGATTGCAGGCAACTGTAATTGAAAGGCTCATAGAGGTGATTAAGAGTGATTTTGCGTAGCGATATCTGCAAGGGTCCTTAGATTAAGAATACCCTTAGGACTTTGGGAATAGTAATTAATTAGTTCCTAATATCGAAACAGAATGCTACGCTGCTCTGTGTACTAAGGAACAACCGAACTAATATAATTCCAGCGAATACATcctaaagatatacatatatataactaaaCATCCATAAAAAGACATATTAGATGggtatatatgtttttggttgtgtattttgtgtttttctttttggtaaaTGTGACAATATTACATGCTCCGAACAATGAGACTTAAATGAGCAAGAAACTTAAAATGCTTAAAGACGTTTAACAAATGTATAACTTTAACCACGTTGTTGAACATCCTAAGTTAAATTTACAACTTGAACTTAATAGCACGTAAGATTGGGTATTTATCACCAGTGCAAGCACCGCGGAAGTCATCGAAAGACAAGTCCACTAAAGCAATACCGCCCAAACCGCGAGCCTTTACAAAGGCTGCTTTATTTGCTGCGGTATCAGGATCATCATAGCCCACCCAGATGCCATTCTCACCGCTGTCATCAGCCGAACGATAAGCGTAGTTGCCGAAACGTTTGGTCGGATCGCCCACTTTACGAAGTGGACCATCGGCGCCCTTCAAATGTTGATTGGCTGGATTTGGCAATTTGCCGCACACCTCTGGCCAGCTGAGCAGACCCGGTTTCTGAGTTTGAGTGCCAGCTGGAGCAACACCATCGGTTTCAACAACTGGTGGCACACCAGTGAGACCAGAATCTTTAGTCATTTTCCAGGCGCGACCGTAGGCGGCAACAGCGACATTGATTTTAGTTGCTGGGCAGTGATTGTTTAACCAATACTGtgcttggaaattaatattcgCTTCAGGGTTACGTTCATTCAGTTCGTAGATGGGTGCTGGGAAGTCAGCCACTTCAGGGTTGCGTTCAGGTGTTTGGAAGTCATATGCATGCAAGTTGACGTAATCCAAATTGTTTACAATTGCGGGCACATCGTAAAATActgtaaaaaattccaaataataACTTACTGATTctaaatctgattaaaaagtattaaaccTACGTGAAGAGTTCACATTGGGCAAGACGGAAAGACCCAATAAGTAACCATCGGGACGGAAAGCATTCTTCAGTTCACGCACCAAAGCTGTGAATTCTTCCTTATGTTCCTCGGCCTTCTCATCCACAACAAAGTC
This genomic interval carries:
- the Idgf4_0 gene encoding chitinase-like protein Idgf4, with translation MKFVILLALSLAVLASAQHASNSHLVCYYDGSSYVREGLSKLHTNDLEPALQFCTHLIYGYASINPTSNKLVSSNDKLDLDIGSGLYRTVTGYKKKYPHLKVLLSVGGDRDEMDPDNNKYLTLLESTNARIPFINSAHSLVKTYGFDGLDLAWQFPKNKAKKVHGSIGKFWKGFKKIFSGDFVVDEKAEEHKEEFTALVRELKNAFRPDGYLLGLSVLPNVNSSLFYDVPAIVNNLDYVNLHAYDFQTPERNPEVADFPAPIYELNERNPEANINFQAQYWLNNHCPATKINVAVAAYGRAWKMTKDSGLTGVPPVVETDGVAPAGTQTQKPGLLSWPEVCGKLPNPANQHLKGADGPLRKVGDPTKRFGNYAYRSADDSGENGIWVGYDDPDTAANKAAFVKARGLGGIALVDLSFDDFRGACTGDKYPILRAIKFKL